Proteins encoded in a region of the Xylocopa sonorina isolate GNS202 chromosome 1, iyXylSono1_principal, whole genome shotgun sequence genome:
- the LOC143427012 gene encoding putative maleylacetoacetate isomerase 2 has translation MSVMGKPVLYSYWRSSCSWRVRIALNLKEIPYDIKPVSLIKGGGEQHSNEFREINPMEQVPALHIDNHTLIESLNILQYLEETRPHRPLMPADPVKRARVREICEVIASGIQPLQNLVVLIYVGEERKKEWAQHWITRGLTAVEKLLSSSAGKYCVGDEITLADCCLIPQIFNARRFLVDLRPFPTILRVDRHLENHPAFTAAHPNNQPDCPPEATK, from the exons ATGTCCGTCATGGGAAAG CCTGTACTCTACTCTTATTGGCGGAGCTCTTGCTCGTGGAGAGTGCGAATCG CACTGAATCTGAAGGAAATCCCGTACGATATAAAGCCAGTTAGTTTGATAAAAGGTGGCGGTGAACAGCATTCCAATGAATTTCGTGAGATTAATCCAATGGAGCAGGTACCTGCACTTCATATTGACAATCACACGTTAATAGAATCT TTAAATATCCTGCAATATTTGGAAGAAACTAGACCGCATCGGCCTTTAATGCCTGCGGATCCGGTAAAAAGAGCTAGAGTCAGAGAAATTTGCGAGGTAATCGCCAGTGGCATTCAGCCTTTGCAAAATTTAGTCGTGTTGATTTACGTAGGAGAAGAGCGTAAAAAGGAGTGGGCTCAACATTGGATAACCAGAGGTTTAACAG CTGTTGAAAAATTACTGTCATCAAGCGCGGGGAAATATTGCGTGGGAGATGAAATCACATTAGCAGACTGCTGTCTGATACCGCAGATATTTAACGCGAGGAGGTTTCTCGTCGATCTAAGACCTTTCCCAACAATCTTAAGGGTGGACCGTCATTTAGAAAATCATCCCGCGTTTACCGCTGCTCATCCAAACAATCAGCCTGATTGTCCTCCAGAGGCAACCAAGTAG